From the genome of Pelobacter propionicus DSM 2379, one region includes:
- a CDS encoding ABC transporter permease has translation MPRGYLAIWRRDMLVLRRSIWSELVAIVAYPLTMYLAFGIGMKGYIGLVEGVPYSLFIAPGLITMTAVNAAYNESVWSLWFHRRVQFTVESYRVTPIGVWEIVVAKILSGFSHGLIKGLAVALVIFAITPFRFDPANLLAYLAFLLPGSALFSCAGVISGTVMDKPETIGKVEAVLVMPLIFMSGLFFPLSSYPERLIPWVRLFPTTALFEGARHALVGGDFSTVFALQVLAAALIAFVAAVVIFRNRMAE, from the coding sequence ATGCCGCGGGGATATCTGGCAATCTGGCGGCGGGACATGCTGGTGCTCAGGCGCAGTATCTGGTCGGAACTGGTGGCGATTGTTGCCTACCCACTGACCATGTACCTGGCCTTTGGCATCGGCATGAAGGGGTACATCGGACTGGTGGAGGGGGTGCCCTACAGCCTGTTCATAGCGCCGGGGCTCATCACCATGACCGCTGTCAACGCCGCTTACAACGAAAGCGTCTGGAGCCTCTGGTTCCACCGGAGGGTGCAGTTCACGGTGGAGTCCTACCGGGTCACTCCCATCGGCGTCTGGGAAATCGTGGTGGCCAAGATCCTCTCCGGCTTCAGCCATGGCCTGATTAAGGGGCTGGCTGTGGCCCTGGTCATCTTCGCCATCACACCCTTCCGTTTCGATCCTGCCAACCTGCTGGCCTATCTGGCCTTCCTGCTCCCCGGTTCGGCGCTCTTTTCCTGCGCCGGGGTGATCAGCGGGACCGTCATGGACAAGCCGGAGACCATCGGCAAGGTGGAGGCGGTGCTGGTCATGCCGCTGATCTTCATGTCCGGCCTGTTCTTTCCGCTCTCCTCCTATCCCGAACGGCTGATTCCCTGGGTGCGGTTGTTTCCCACCACCGCCCTGTTCGAGGGCGCTCGTCATGCCCTGGTCGGCGGCGATTTCTCAACCGTTTTCGCGCTGCAGGTGCTTGCCGCGGCTCTGATCGCCTTTGTCGCGGCGGTGGTGATCTTCAGGAACAGGATGGCGGAGTAG
- a CDS encoding ABC transporter ATP-binding protein, protein MTIALRTHGLTKSYGRLTALDSFDLQVEQGTIFGLLGPNGAGKTTLIRILTTLMGQSSGEAFVQGMDTRSHGREIRALIGVVSQENSLDRYLTARENLELHARLHGMPASRFRPRIDELLELMGLTGRQGDFPDTFSGGMQRRLVVARALLNEPRLLFLDEPTTGLDPQSRRAVWEYVRSLAGSMTIFLTTHYLEETEHLCDRIAIMDHGRMIAQGTTSELKERLSGGTVYEIEFEEQAERHAQILGSMACVLEMVVTGRVVDVRLESWECLSELVSALRGAAVRRISLKERTLEDVFISLTGAGVRN, encoded by the coding sequence ATGACCATCGCCCTTCGCACCCATGGACTGACCAAGAGCTACGGCAGGCTGACCGCCCTGGACAGCTTCGACCTGCAGGTGGAACAGGGAACCATCTTCGGCTTGCTGGGACCCAACGGCGCCGGCAAGACCACCCTGATCCGCATCCTGACCACCCTCATGGGTCAGAGCAGCGGCGAGGCATTTGTCCAGGGAATGGATACCCGCAGCCATGGCCGGGAAATCCGCGCCCTGATCGGCGTGGTTTCCCAGGAGAACAGCCTGGACCGCTACCTTACCGCGCGGGAAAACCTGGAGCTGCATGCCCGTCTGCACGGAATGCCGGCCAGCCGTTTCCGTCCCCGGATCGACGAACTGCTGGAGCTGATGGGGCTGACCGGGCGGCAGGGGGACTTTCCCGACACCTTTTCCGGCGGGATGCAGCGCAGACTGGTGGTGGCACGGGCACTGCTGAACGAGCCCCGCCTGCTCTTCCTGGACGAACCGACCACCGGCCTGGATCCCCAGTCCCGCCGCGCCGTGTGGGAGTATGTGCGCTCCCTGGCGGGGAGCATGACCATCTTCCTCACCACCCACTACCTGGAGGAGACCGAGCACCTCTGCGACCGCATCGCCATCATGGACCACGGCAGGATGATCGCCCAGGGGACCACCAGCGAGCTGAAGGAACGTCTCTCCGGCGGCACGGTCTACGAGATCGAATTCGAGGAGCAGGCGGAACGTCATGCCCAAATCCTGGGAAGCATGGCATGCGTGCTGGAGATGGTGGTGACGGGAAGGGTGGTTGATGTGCGGCTGGAGAGTTGGGAATGTCTCTCCGAGCTGGTCTCGGCCCTGCGCGGCGCGGCGGTGCGGCGCATCTCGCTTAAGGAGCGGACCCTGGAAGACGTGTTCATCAGCCTGACCGGTGCGGGGGTGCGCAATTGA
- a CDS encoding bacteriohemerythrin gives MSLMEWDGTYSIGIKELDDHHQHLFMLINRAFDGYNRGMGDAAVKKLLDELLEYATYHFSAEEMRMGEDAYPGIEEHYRQHKLFVNKVAELMELYKAVGSSILTSTLMFMNTWLTRHILQHDREYARYCLEQPTAPKRPTATA, from the coding sequence ATGTCACTCATGGAATGGGACGGCACCTACAGCATCGGCATCAAGGAACTGGACGACCACCATCAGCACCTGTTCATGCTGATCAATCGGGCATTCGACGGCTACAACCGGGGAATGGGCGATGCAGCAGTCAAGAAGCTGCTGGATGAATTGCTGGAGTACGCCACCTACCATTTTTCGGCGGAAGAGATGCGCATGGGTGAGGACGCCTACCCCGGAATAGAGGAGCATTACAGGCAACACAAGCTTTTTGTGAACAAGGTGGCCGAACTGATGGAACTGTACAAGGCGGTGGGAAGCAGCATCCTGACCAGCACTCTCATGTTCATGAACACCTGGCTAACCAGACATATCCTGCAGCACGACAGGGAGTACGCCCGCTACTGCCTGGAACAACCCACAGCACCAAAGAGACCCACGGCAACGGCCTGA
- a CDS encoding NAD(P)H-dependent oxidoreductase: MKKILILFAHPRYEISRANRALLEPLHDLEQVTIHDLYEQYPSFNINSAREQQLLLAHQIIVWQFPFYMYSAPSMIKQWIDLVLEHGWAHGAGTRALENRTIFATVTTGGSRESYAPDGFNRHTMGEFLVPFQQTALLCGMHYLPPFLVQGTYRLTDPQLARFVDQYRDLLIRLSQAPPTPGELSGMERLYDLSAPLPPTPHD, from the coding sequence ATGAAGAAAATCCTGATACTGTTCGCCCATCCACGCTACGAGATCTCAAGAGCCAACCGCGCCCTGCTGGAGCCGCTCCATGACCTGGAGCAGGTCACCATCCACGACCTGTACGAACAGTACCCAAGCTTCAACATCAACAGCGCCCGGGAGCAGCAACTGCTGCTGGCACACCAGATCATCGTCTGGCAGTTTCCCTTCTACATGTACAGCGCACCGTCCATGATCAAGCAGTGGATCGATCTGGTGCTGGAGCACGGCTGGGCCCACGGCGCCGGCACCAGGGCGCTGGAAAACCGAACCATCTTCGCCACCGTCACCACCGGCGGCAGCCGCGAAAGCTACGCCCCCGACGGCTTCAACCGCCATACCATGGGAGAGTTCCTCGTCCCCTTTCAGCAGACGGCCCTTCTCTGCGGCATGCACTACCTGCCCCCCTTTCTGGTGCAGGGAACCTACCGGCTTACCGACCCGCAACTGGCGCGCTTCGTCGACCAGTACCGCGACTTGCTGATCCGCCTCTCCCAGGCACCGCCTACCCCGGGTGAGTTGTCAGGCATGGAGCGGCTCTACGACTTGAGCGCTCCCCTCCCCCCCACGCCCCATGACTGA
- a CDS encoding monovalent cation:proton antiporter-2 (CPA2) family protein: protein MTDGILGQAIVYLAAALLCVPLAKRIGMGSVLGYLLAGVLIGPFCLGFIGHEGEDIMHFAEFGVVMMLFLIGLELEPAHFWRMRGTILGLGTLQIVLTTLAMALPLSLLGFSWQSALASGVALSMSSTAIVLQTMKEKGLTQTRAGTGAFAVLLFQDIAVIPILALLPFLAMGGSTADGMESTLLQGLPGWIRASSVLVAVVGVIILGRYVIVPFLRIITRTSVRELCIAAALLIIVGIAFLMKQVGLSPALGAFLAGVLLANSEFRHELESDIEPFKGLLLGLFFIAVGASINFGLLLDDPARLFLMVLAVLLIKACVLLAAGKIFRFSFDQNSIFALGLSQVGEFAFVLFSFINRLGILDSPRTDLFMAVTAISMTLTPLLLLLNERLVLPRFGTLEQERRQPDQIESVHQVIIAGFNSFGSTLGRFLRANGVEATILDNDSDQVDLLRRMGFKVFYGDVSRLDILRSAGAEQARILVVAIDNPSMTLDLIENVKKQFPNLTIMARAGNNLDAHELLDLDVRHIYRDFLDTAVRAGVDVLAALGQRRFSATRSAQDFIRYDEDAMVRLAPHRHDQSSYISNTREQIRLQEQLLANDRERNRLRHDHAWDNTSREMPD, encoded by the coding sequence ATGACTGACGGCATTCTGGGACAGGCCATCGTCTACCTGGCCGCCGCTCTTCTCTGCGTGCCCCTGGCGAAACGAATCGGCATGGGCTCGGTGCTCGGCTACCTGCTGGCCGGCGTACTGATCGGCCCCTTCTGCCTCGGCTTCATCGGACATGAGGGTGAAGATATCATGCACTTCGCCGAGTTCGGCGTGGTGATGATGCTCTTCCTGATCGGTTTGGAACTGGAGCCGGCCCATTTCTGGAGAATGCGCGGCACCATCCTGGGGCTGGGAACGCTCCAGATCGTGCTGACCACCCTCGCCATGGCCCTGCCGCTCTCCCTGCTCGGTTTCAGCTGGCAGTCGGCCCTTGCCTCCGGCGTGGCGCTCTCCATGTCATCCACGGCCATCGTACTGCAGACGATGAAGGAAAAGGGGTTGACCCAGACCAGGGCCGGAACCGGAGCGTTCGCCGTGCTCCTCTTCCAGGACATTGCCGTCATCCCGATCCTCGCCCTGCTCCCCTTCCTGGCCATGGGGGGCAGCACTGCCGACGGCATGGAAAGCACGCTCCTCCAGGGACTGCCCGGCTGGATCAGGGCCAGTTCGGTCCTGGTGGCGGTGGTAGGGGTGATCATCCTCGGCCGCTACGTGATCGTCCCCTTTCTGCGCATCATCACCCGCACCAGCGTGCGGGAACTGTGCATCGCCGCGGCACTGCTGATCATCGTCGGCATCGCCTTCCTGATGAAACAGGTGGGGCTGAGCCCGGCCCTGGGCGCCTTTCTGGCCGGGGTGCTCCTGGCCAACAGCGAGTTCCGCCACGAACTGGAAAGCGATATCGAACCGTTCAAGGGGTTGCTCCTGGGGCTGTTCTTCATCGCCGTGGGGGCGTCGATCAACTTCGGGCTATTGCTGGACGACCCGGCCAGGCTGTTCCTGATGGTGCTGGCGGTCTTGCTGATCAAGGCCTGCGTGCTTCTGGCTGCGGGGAAGATCTTCCGTTTCTCCTTTGACCAGAACAGCATCTTCGCCCTGGGGCTCTCCCAGGTGGGCGAATTCGCCTTTGTGCTTTTCAGCTTCATTAACCGCCTGGGGATACTGGACTCCCCCAGGACCGACCTGTTCATGGCCGTCACCGCCATCAGCATGACCCTGACCCCGCTCCTCCTGCTGCTCAACGAGCGCTTGGTGCTCCCCCGTTTCGGGACCCTGGAGCAGGAACGGCGCCAGCCGGACCAGATCGAAAGTGTCCACCAGGTCATCATCGCCGGTTTCAACTCCTTCGGCAGCACCTTGGGGCGTTTCCTGCGGGCCAACGGCGTGGAAGCCACCATCCTGGACAACGACTCCGACCAGGTGGACCTGCTGCGCAGAATGGGTTTCAAGGTCTTCTACGGGGATGTCAGCCGCCTGGACATCCTGCGCTCGGCGGGCGCCGAACAGGCCCGTATTCTGGTTGTAGCCATCGACAACCCCTCCATGACCCTCGATCTGATCGAAAACGTGAAGAAACAGTTCCCCAACCTGACCATCATGGCCCGCGCCGGAAACAATCTGGATGCCCACGAGTTGCTGGACCTGGATGTACGCCACATCTACCGCGACTTCCTCGACACTGCCGTGCGGGCCGGGGTGGATGTGTTGGCCGCCCTGGGGCAGCGGCGCTTCAGCGCCACCCGCTCGGCCCAGGACTTCATCAGGTACGATGAGGATGCAATGGTCAGGCTGGCTCCCCACCGCCATGATCAGTCCTCCTACATCTCCAACACCAGGGAACAGATCCGGCTGCAGGAGCAACTCCTGGCAAACGACCGCGAACGCAACCGCCTGCGGCACGACCATGCCTGGGACAACACCAGCCGCGAAATGCCCGACTGA
- a CDS encoding hybrid sensor histidine kinase/response regulator yields the protein MDTCHTLHDMRTALTELEEALSGLDTPDVTIRQLEEALQLMRRARAELQPTVTCTEAPFRAPKDGGMERCSTYDREYRTLLPDGKVRWINTQGTTIPNPQGHGQPMTGISIDVSDRQRADDSLRRSEERYRSLVELSPDAVFINLKNRIVFVNPAAVRLFGAASAQQLLGKSPFDLMHPDCHDVIRARIEQQRAGQIAQLIEEKVLRLDSSVIDVEVSAAPLNTEEGTAFQVILRDISDRKRAEQALATAKEQAEAASRAKSEFLANMSHEIRSPMNGIMGMAQLMEYTELTDEQREYLNVIRSSSHGLLSLINNILDLSKIEAGKIELERSDFSLRASIDDIVKAHLSQIHDKGLTIRTDIPAAAPDTLIGDQLRLKQILLNLLGNAIKFTCRGGIGISVAVSERRDERVRLRIDVTDTGIGIPTDAMERIFKPFTQADSSTTRQYGGTGLGLSICSRLAELMDGKITVESREGSGSTFSVHLPFAVSGTAMERRSGGSSQRARASWDGPALHILLVDDYEMNLLAVTRLLQRHGHTVVPARDGAEAVQKWEQEAFDAILMDIQMPVMDGMEATRTIRRREAGTGRHTPVIALTGRALQEEQDEIMGQGFDGHISKPIQLGMLFQELRRCLPHATKEEETILPSKETPSTVVDRQLLARLLGKMELLLSSHNLATIDLLSDIMKTAPPTAALKIFRDHLKRFNFDGALGCLDELYREFDITRETGNFHGETENPDRR from the coding sequence ATGGATACTTGCCACACACTTCACGACATGCGCACGGCGCTGACCGAACTGGAAGAGGCGCTGTCAGGCCTCGACACCCCGGACGTGACCATTCGACAACTGGAAGAGGCGCTGCAACTGATGCGCAGGGCTCGGGCAGAGCTCCAGCCCACAGTAACCTGCACGGAAGCGCCTTTCAGGGCGCCGAAGGATGGCGGTATGGAGCGGTGCTCCACATACGACCGGGAATACCGCACCCTGCTGCCGGATGGCAAGGTGCGTTGGATCAACACCCAGGGTACGACCATCCCCAATCCCCAGGGGCATGGGCAGCCCATGACCGGCATCAGCATCGATGTCTCCGACCGCCAGCGGGCGGATGATTCGCTGCGCCGCAGCGAAGAACGCTACCGTTCCCTGGTGGAGCTTTCCCCCGACGCCGTCTTCATCAACCTCAAAAACCGCATCGTGTTCGTCAACCCGGCGGCGGTGCGCCTCTTCGGCGCCGCATCGGCCCAGCAGCTCCTGGGCAAGAGCCCCTTCGACCTGATGCACCCCGACTGCCACGACGTGATCCGTGCGCGCATTGAACAGCAACGCGCGGGCCAGATCGCACAGCTGATAGAGGAAAAGGTCCTGCGCCTGGACAGCAGCGTTATTGATGTGGAGGTTTCCGCGGCCCCGCTCAACACGGAAGAGGGAACCGCGTTCCAGGTCATCCTGCGCGATATCAGCGACCGCAAAAGAGCTGAGCAGGCCCTGGCTACGGCCAAGGAGCAGGCCGAGGCGGCCAGCCGCGCCAAGAGCGAATTTCTGGCCAACATGAGCCATGAAATCCGCAGTCCCATGAACGGCATCATGGGCATGGCACAGCTCATGGAGTACACCGAACTCACCGACGAGCAGCGGGAATACCTGAATGTGATCAGGTCATCCTCCCATGGCCTGCTCTCCCTGATCAACAACATACTCGATCTCTCCAAGATAGAAGCGGGCAAAATCGAACTAGAACGGAGTGATTTCAGCCTGCGGGCCAGCATCGACGACATCGTCAAAGCCCACCTCTCCCAGATTCACGACAAAGGGCTCACCATACGCACCGACATCCCGGCCGCCGCGCCGGACACCCTGATCGGCGACCAACTGCGCCTGAAACAGATCCTGCTCAACCTTCTGGGCAATGCCATCAAGTTCACCTGCCGGGGAGGCATCGGCATCTCGGTCGCTGTCAGCGAGCGCCGCGACGAAAGAGTCCGGCTGAGAATCGACGTAACGGACACCGGCATCGGCATCCCCACCGATGCCATGGAGAGAATCTTCAAGCCGTTTACCCAGGCCGACTCTTCCACCACGCGGCAGTACGGCGGAACCGGTCTCGGCCTCTCCATCTGCAGCCGCCTGGCGGAGTTGATGGATGGCAAGATCACAGTGGAAAGCAGGGAGGGCAGCGGCAGCACCTTCTCGGTCCATCTCCCCTTCGCGGTCAGTGGAACCGCCATGGAGCGCCGAAGTGGCGGCAGCAGCCAACGGGCGCGCGCCAGCTGGGATGGTCCGGCGTTGCACATACTGCTGGTGGATGATTATGAGATGAATCTGCTGGCTGTCACACGGCTGCTGCAGCGCCACGGTCACACCGTGGTTCCGGCTCGCGATGGCGCGGAGGCCGTGCAAAAATGGGAGCAGGAAGCATTCGACGCGATCCTGATGGATATACAGATGCCGGTCATGGACGGCATGGAGGCTACGCGGACCATCCGGCGCAGGGAAGCGGGGACCGGCAGGCACACGCCGGTTATCGCGCTTACCGGGCGTGCCCTCCAGGAGGAGCAGGACGAGATCATGGGCCAGGGTTTCGACGGTCATATCTCCAAGCCGATCCAGTTGGGCATGCTGTTCCAGGAGCTGCGCAGGTGCCTGCCGCATGCAACCAAGGAGGAGGAAACGATCCTTCCGTCAAAGGAGACTCCCTCGACCGTTGTCGACAGGCAACTACTGGCAAGGCTGCTGGGCAAGATGGAGCTCCTGCTGTCCAGCCACAATCTGGCGACCATCGATTTGCTCTCCGATATTATGAAAACAGCGCCGCCTACCGCTGCGCTGAAGATCTTCCGGGACCATCTCAAACGCTTCAATTTTGACGGGGCATTGGGCTGCCTGGACGAGCTGTACCGCGAGTTCGATATTACACGTGAGACGGGAAACTTCCATGGAGAGACAGAGAATCCTGATCGTCGATGA
- a CDS encoding response regulator, whose translation MERQRILIVDDTPENLQLLYRTLRDEYDLYGATNGREALMIAAAQQPDLILLDIMMPEMDGYEVCRRLKSSEELRDVPVLFLTALSEDSDELRGLEIGAVDYITKPFKTAVVKRRIDTHLALKRKTDQLARSNAELREALENVRALSGLLPICSRCKKIRDDQGYWKHVETYISLHSDVLFSHGYCPECAEKAMDDLKVQMERYPPRSPSTDETDRW comes from the coding sequence ATGGAGAGACAGAGAATCCTGATCGTCGATGACACCCCGGAGAACCTCCAGTTGCTCTACCGCACTCTCAGGGACGAGTATGACCTCTACGGAGCCACCAATGGCAGGGAAGCGCTCATGATCGCAGCGGCGCAGCAGCCCGACCTGATACTCCTCGATATCATGATGCCAGAGATGGATGGCTATGAAGTCTGCCGCCGACTGAAGAGCAGCGAAGAGCTCAGGGATGTGCCGGTACTGTTCCTGACGGCCCTGTCCGAGGACAGCGATGAACTGCGCGGCCTGGAGATCGGGGCGGTGGATTACATCACCAAACCGTTCAAGACCGCCGTCGTCAAACGGAGAATCGACACCCACCTCGCCCTGAAGCGCAAGACGGACCAGCTGGCCCGGAGCAATGCGGAATTGCGCGAGGCCCTTGAAAACGTAAGGGCACTGTCCGGCCTGCTGCCGATCTGTTCGAGATGCAAGAAAATCCGCGACGACCAGGGGTACTGGAAACATGTGGAAACCTATATCAGCCTGCATTCCGATGTGCTCTTCAGCCACGGCTACTGCCCGGAATGCGCCGAAAAGGCCATGGATGACCTGAAGGTCCAGATGGAGCGCTACCCTCCCCGATCCCCGTCCACGGATGAGACAGACAGGTGGTAA
- a CDS encoding DUF2059 domain-containing protein, producing MTPVPNVEATMKRSGLTITCMLLLLLLVSGRVSAETHQELVENYIDLSGMGEMLRSLPTEMDALASQRSLTSRHPDVESRVYRMVRESFDVRKAKQSLSAYLLHHTDTSYVEDILRWLNTPLARKITREELSASASGQQANMLHYLADLQATPPPQRRIALVQEVERVTHLSELTTRIVMEVTRGMMESINLALPEGDREPLDDNLEEMETMGPVIREGFRQQMILTSFYAYRNISDKELADYIGFYDSDLGRREIRITGDALGHVLREWFAEFGRRLAAAAKDESGKTGQTPQDPTPKESTPF from the coding sequence GTGACCCCTGTACCGAACGTGGAGGCGACCATGAAGCGCTCCGGATTGACTATCACCTGCATGCTGCTGTTACTGCTGCTCGTTTCGGGCCGGGTGTCGGCCGAGACCCACCAGGAGCTGGTGGAGAACTATATCGACCTGTCCGGCATGGGGGAGATGCTGCGATCGCTCCCCACCGAGATGGACGCCCTTGCCTCCCAGAGGAGCCTGACCTCCCGGCATCCCGATGTCGAGTCACGTGTCTACCGGATGGTCAGGGAGAGCTTCGACGTCCGGAAAGCCAAGCAGAGCCTCTCCGCCTACCTTCTGCACCACACGGACACATCCTATGTCGAGGACATCCTACGCTGGCTGAACACCCCCCTGGCCAGAAAAATAACCCGTGAAGAACTCAGCGCCTCGGCATCGGGGCAACAGGCAAATATGCTGCACTATCTGGCCGACCTGCAAGCAACCCCGCCACCGCAACGGAGAATCGCCCTGGTGCAGGAAGTGGAACGGGTGACGCACCTCTCCGAACTCACCACCCGTATCGTCATGGAGGTCACCAGGGGGATGATGGAGTCGATCAACCTGGCGCTTCCGGAGGGTGACCGCGAACCGCTGGACGACAACCTAGAAGAGATGGAGACCATGGGACCGGTGATCCGGGAGGGGTTCCGCCAGCAGATGATACTGACCTCGTTCTATGCCTACCGGAATATCAGCGACAAGGAGCTGGCCGACTACATCGGCTTCTACGACTCCGACCTGGGCCGCAGGGAAATCAGAATCACCGGGGACGCGCTGGGCCATGTGCTGAGGGAATGGTTCGCAGAGTTCGGCAGGAGGCTCGCCGCTGCCGCGAAAGACGAGTCCGGGAAAACCGGGCAGACACCACAGGATCCCACGCCCAAGGAGAGCACCCCATTTTGA
- a CDS encoding fatty acid cis/trans isomerase, with product MRLVTISCLIMASIAAGCALKTLPAVTVKIPTRTIEYSSEVKPILDKRCTVCHSCYNSPCQLKLDSFEGADRGASKRAIYNAARLTTMDPTRLFIDARTTEEWRKKQFFSITDSSVGNGLNDSIMIQLLSHKMKNPASSGEYHAEADDLTCSENRNELAGYLDKHPNNGMPFGFPPLKQDEFDIIAGWLVQGARGPTPDQQAQLVTPKPEDARAILRWESFLNQTDPKHAMTARYLYEHLFLAHINFATGSNEFFELVRSRTAPGQPVEVIPTVRPYDDPGPEPFFYRFRKIHSTIVHKTHMVFDLDDAQFQRINELFIQPEWLQTPHTMGYEPVMSANPFTAFEQIPPRSRYQFLLDNAHYIIMTFIHGPVCKGQIALNVIDDHFWVMFMDPDHDLSVAYPGFLRLHAGKLRMPIEKGSNQHIFSALTDEHRKAVIEFYRARQDYYAAHYYAGLDYDFIWKGNRPADAPLLTVYRHFNSASVHRGILGSLPKTMWVIDYPLLERIYYALVAGFDVYGTAGHQLAIRLYMDALRVEGESNFLDFLPPAKRKAIMKSWYKGVELKKVNYYPSLLPAGIVFTSDDPKREFIEQLVNRHLLPASGIAFDPINYLPAGTAYPQLPHNYEKREDYLRAFTALSRPGTPFFSLIKETDANLAYVRIRLKNGRDIAGSIVINRWHDNVAFMLGEDDRLDASKDSADFIPGLIGSYPNYFVDVREEELPDFFDLLANFSGSRRDLERVARYGVNRADDRLWEAYDWFQMRFMKDEPVKGGLFDLNRYFHRAR from the coding sequence TTGAGACTCGTCACCATTTCATGCCTGATCATGGCCAGCATCGCCGCTGGCTGCGCCCTGAAGACGCTACCAGCGGTCACCGTCAAAATACCAACCAGAACGATAGAGTACTCAAGCGAAGTCAAACCGATACTGGACAAGCGCTGCACGGTCTGCCACTCCTGCTACAATTCCCCCTGCCAGCTGAAGCTGGACTCCTTCGAGGGAGCTGACCGGGGCGCCAGCAAGCGGGCCATCTACAACGCCGCGCGCCTCACCACCATGGATCCCACCCGCCTGTTCATCGACGCCCGTACAACCGAGGAGTGGCGCAAAAAACAGTTCTTCAGCATCACCGACAGCAGCGTGGGAAATGGTCTCAATGATTCGATCATGATCCAGCTGCTCTCCCACAAGATGAAGAACCCCGCAAGCAGTGGCGAGTACCATGCCGAGGCCGATGACCTGACCTGCTCGGAAAACCGGAACGAGCTGGCAGGCTATCTGGATAAACACCCCAACAACGGCATGCCCTTCGGCTTTCCCCCCCTGAAACAGGACGAGTTCGACATCATAGCCGGTTGGCTGGTGCAGGGAGCCAGGGGACCCACCCCTGACCAGCAAGCGCAACTGGTCACCCCCAAACCAGAGGATGCCCGGGCCATCCTGCGCTGGGAATCGTTCCTCAACCAGACCGACCCAAAGCACGCCATGACCGCCCGCTACCTGTACGAGCATCTGTTCCTGGCCCACATCAACTTCGCCACCGGCAGCAACGAATTCTTCGAACTGGTCCGCTCCCGAACCGCTCCCGGACAGCCGGTGGAGGTGATACCCACGGTGCGCCCCTATGACGACCCCGGCCCGGAACCTTTCTTTTACCGCTTCCGCAAAATTCACTCCACCATCGTCCACAAGACCCACATGGTCTTCGATCTGGACGATGCCCAGTTTCAGCGGATCAACGAGCTGTTCATCCAGCCAGAGTGGTTGCAGACGCCCCACACCATGGGCTATGAGCCGGTCATGAGCGCCAACCCCTTCACGGCCTTCGAGCAGATTCCCCCCCGATCGCGCTACCAGTTCCTGCTGGACAACGCCCACTACATCATCATGACCTTCATCCACGGCCCGGTCTGCAAGGGTCAGATCGCCCTGAACGTTATCGACGACCACTTCTGGGTCATGTTCATGGACCCGGACCACGACCTGAGTGTCGCCTATCCCGGTTTCCTCAGGCTGCACGCCGGCAAGCTGCGCATGCCGATCGAAAAGGGGAGCAACCAGCACATCTTCTCGGCGCTGACCGACGAGCACCGCAAAGCGGTGATTGAATTCTACCGGGCCAGGCAGGACTACTACGCCGCCCACTACTATGCCGGGTTGGACTACGATTTCATCTGGAAGGGGAATCGGCCTGCCGATGCGCCGCTTCTGACCGTGTACCGGCATTTCAACAGCGCCTCGGTGCACCGGGGCATACTGGGCAGCCTGCCCAAGACCATGTGGGTCATCGATTACCCCCTGCTGGAGCGCATCTACTACGCCCTGGTGGCCGGCTTCGACGTGTACGGCACCGCCGGACATCAGCTTGCCATCCGGCTCTATATGGACGCGCTGCGCGTGGAAGGGGAGAGCAACTTCCTGGATTTCCTGCCCCCCGCCAAGCGCAAGGCGATCATGAAATCCTGGTACAAGGGGGTCGAGCTGAAGAAGGTGAACTACTACCCCTCGCTCCTGCCGGCCGGGATAGTGTTTACCAGCGACGACCCCAAACGGGAGTTCATCGAGCAGCTGGTGAACCGGCACCTGCTCCCCGCCAGCGGGATTGCCTTCGACCCGATCAACTATCTCCCCGCCGGGACAGCCTATCCGCAACTGCCGCACAACTACGAAAAGCGGGAGGACTATTTGCGGGCCTTCACCGCCCTCTCCCGCCCCGGAACCCCCTTCTTCTCCCTGATCAAGGAGACCGACGCCAACCTGGCCTACGTGAGAATACGGCTCAAAAACGGCAGGGATATCGCCGGATCCATCGTCATCAACCGCTGGCACGACAACGTGGCCTTCATGCTGGGGGAAGACGACAGGCTCGATGCGTCAAAGGACAGCGCCGACTTCATACCGGGGCTGATCGGTTCCTATCCCAACTATTTCGTGGATGTGCGCGAGGAGGAGCTGCCCGACTTCTTCGACCTGCTGGCCAATTTCAGCGGAAGCCGACGGGACCTGGAGCGGGTGGCACGCTACGGCGTAAACCGGGCCGACGACCGTCTCTGGGAAGCATACGACTGGTTCCAGATGCGCTTCATGAAGGATGAACCGGTCAAGGGGGGACTGTTCGACCTGAACCGCTACTTCCACCGGGCGCGCTGA